The Spirochaetota bacterium genomic interval GGATTTTTCACCTATTCCCCTGAGGAGGACACTCCTGCCGCGGGCTTGGGTGCGCAGGTGCCGCACAAAACGCGTCGCTCCCGTTACCGCGCGCTCATGCGCATCCAGAAAAATATTTCACTCGGAAGGATGGGGGCGCTCGTGGGTGCCACGCTCCGCGTCCTGGTGGAAGAGCGGATCGACGAGCGGACATGGTGCGGGCGTTCGGAGTATGATGCGCCCGAGGTGGACGGTGTTTTTTACTTGACCGCGGATTTTGCAGAGGTTAACACGATCGTGTCGGCGAAGGTGACCGACAGTCTCGAATACGATCTCATCGGGGTCCTGGCGTGAATCTAGGCAGCTTGTGTTCCGTTCCCAATCTCATCTCGTTGCTCCGGATCGTGCTGATACCCCTGTTCCTGTATTTCATCTTCACCCCGATCCCCGCCTACCGCATCCTGGCCCTGGTGGTATTCGCTGCCGCATCCATCACGGATTTTTTTGACGGGTGGATGGCGCGCCGCCTCAAGCAGGAGTCCGAGATGGGAAAGTTTCTCGATCCGCTCGCGGACAAGTTCCTGGTGGTATCGGGACTCATCGCGTTCCTTATCCTCGATCCGCTTATTCCGTTCTGGATGATCGTGGTCATCGTGGGCCGTGACATCCTGATCACGTTCATGCGCTACCTGGCCATAAAGAAGGGGCATACCCTTCGCACAAGCAGGTTCGGGAAGGTCAAGACCGCGTTCCAGATGGTATCAATAATCGTCATAATAATGGTGT includes:
- the pgsA gene encoding CDP-diacylglycerol--glycerol-3-phosphate 3-phosphatidyltransferase; translated protein: MRSHRGPGVNLGSLCSVPNLISLLRIVLIPLFLYFIFTPIPAYRILALVVFAAASITDFFDGWMARRLKQESEMGKFLDPLADKFLVVSGLIAFLILDPLIPFWMIVVIVGRDILITFMRYLAIKKGHTLRTSRFGKVKTAFQMVSIIVIIMVFVVRKSGVYLEIKDDVFSMYHVFEIITDSTDPEKWLIIAPYCLMALVTLLTALSGIRYLITNWRLFLPPYSEKNKSVS